aaacatgatcaatgggtgacatgtctggtgagtatgcaggccatggaagaactgggacattttcaacttctaggaattgtgtacagattcttgcgaCATGGAGACGTGCATTATcccgctgaaacatgaggtgatggcggcggatgaatggtacgacaatgggcttcaggatctcgtcacggtatctctgtgcattcaaattgccatcgataaaatgtaattgtgtttgttgtccatagcttatgcctgcccataccataaccccaacgccaccatggggcactctgttcacaacgttgacatcagcaaattgcTCATCCACACAACGTTGGTGAGGCCGGTTAgataggcggcttatggtagagaactgAACATTCAATAATCTGGTAACCgctcttgtggacattcctgcagtcagcatgccaattgcacactcccatctgtggcattgtgttgtgtgacaaaactgcacattttagagtggccttttgttgtccccagcacaagatgcacctgtataattatcatgctatttaatcagcttcttgatatgctattTCCTGTCAactgaatggattatcttggctaagGAGAAATGCCCAATAGCAGGGATGTaaccaaatttgtgcacagaatttatTAAGAGAAACAtgttttttgtgagtatggaacatttctagtatctttcatttcagctcatgatacACGGGACAAACACTTtacggccttccctgtagctcagtaggtagagcatggtgtttgcaacgccagggttgtgggttcgattcccacggggggccagcacagaaaaacaaaaaatgtatgaaatgtatgcattcactactgtaagtcgctctggataagagcgtctgctaaatgatgtaaatgtataaatgtataaatgtacaTGTTGCATTTAAAAGAAATTCAGTGTagttctctctctcggtctctttcccctctctcggtctctctctttatctctttccctctccccagaCGTTTCCTGTCATTCTCTCAACATTTCCatttttctctttgtttatttataTCTCCTCTCACCTATTTTCACTCCTCACCCTTTCTCTcctcatgtttaaaaaaaatattccatcATCCCCTCTTCTTACTCTCTCccccgtccctccctctctctttctaaccaTCCCTTAAAACTAGTTGGTCTCCTGTTTCATATTTTCCTCAGTCTGATAGTGTCTGATCTCTCTGTGCTTCATACAGTACAATAACCCTGatttagctcctgtctgtctcataCATTAATCTGATCGTTCTCTGTAGTTTTTCTCCATACTGTCCAGTATTCAGTAGTTTATCCATAACCTCAGTCACTGACCTCATCCCAATGCTaaatatacatctagacataataACTGTAAGGGATTGTGTTTGTATCTGGGTCAGAACTACACTGATAGCAAAGGTCACtggtcccttctctctctctctctctctctctctctctctctctctctctctctctctctctttctctttccctctcgctcgttctctctacttcttgctctctctctctccatctctctccatctcactctttctctctacatctctctctatctctctcctaccATTTACCAACCATGATGACAATgataagtaacaaataattatcCACATTGTCACACTACAGAATGCTGTTGTTAGATCTAATTAGATGTATTTCACCAGACCAGGGaaattacttacaagccctttaataaccaacaatgcagttttaagaaaaatacctaaaaaagaggaagaaaaagtaagagataagaataacaaataattaaagagcagtaaaataacaatagtggggcaaCATAGGGGTTACAggaacaaaatcaaatcaaactttatttgtcacatgcgccgaatacaacaagtgtagactttaccgtgaaatgcttactttaccaacagtgcagttcaagaagaagaaaatatttaccaagtagactaaaataaaaagtaataataaaaagtaacacaataagaataatgaggctatatacaggcggcaccggtactgagtcaatgtgcaggggtacaggcaagttgaggtaatctgtacatgtaggtgggggtgaagtgactatttatagataataaacagcgagtcgCAGCAGTGTtcaaagggggggagggggggttaataTAAATTGTTCAgcagacttatggcttggggtagaagctgttgaggagccttttggtcctagacttggcacttgggtactgcttgccgtgcggtagcagagagaacagtctataacttgtgtaactggagtctctgacaattttatgggctctcctctgacaccgcctattataacAGAGTCAATGGCAATGTGCTGGggcactggtgtcgaggtaattgaggtaatatgtacatgtaggtagagttattaaagtgactatgcatagataatagatactatgcatagataagtcttatggcttgagggtagaagctatttaggagtcttttggacctagacttggtgctccggtaccgcttgccatgcggtagcagagagaacagtctatgactagggtggctggagtttttgacaatttttagggttttcctctgacaccacctggtatagaggtcctggatggcagaaagcttgatGTAACCTCTGTAGTTCCTATGCGgttagaggccgagcagttgccataccaggcagtgatgcaacccgtcaggatgctctcgatggtgcagctgtaaaaccttttgaggatctgaggacctatgccaaatcttttcagtctcctgagggggaataaatcaaatcaaatccaatttatttatatagcccttcttacatcagctgatatctcaaagtgctgtacagaaacccagcctaaaaccccaaacagcaagtaatgcaggtgtagaagcacgaataggttttgtcgtgtcctcttcacgactatctttgtttgcttggaccatgttagtttgttagtgatgtggacgccaaggaacttgaatctctcaacctgctcgactacagccccgtcgatgctCGGtactcctgtagtccacaatcatctccttttgtcttgatcacgttgagacaATCAGAGACGTCTTTCTTctgttcagatttggtccgatcCGGACTGGCCTTGATTTGGGCCAAAACGTAGAAATCTATGTTATGTTTAGATCTATACCAAATGTGAACCAATCATGAACATCTATGTATGTTTCACAAgattagacatttacatttacatttacatttacgtcatttagcagacgctcttatccagagcgacttacaaattggtgcattcaccttatgatatccagtggaacaaccactttacaatagtacatctatatctttttttgggggggagggtgggggggggttagaaggattactttatcctatcccaggtattccttaaagaggtggggtttcaggtgtctccggaaggtggtgattgactccgctgtcctggcgtcagttctctgctgccaatgactggaacgaattgcaaggAAGAAGAggcagccgaaggaggaattggctttgggggtgaccaaagcgcgtgctacaggtgggtgctgctatggtgaccagcgagctgagataaggggggactttacctagcaaagacttatagatgacctggagccagtgggtttggcgacgagtatgaagcgaggtgggtagtatatggggctttggtgacaaaacggatggcgctgtgatagactgcatccaatttattgagtagggttaTGAGTAGTTAAttaccctagggtggcaacacatacatgATACGTGATTTTAATGGGGCTTACTCCATtctaattgaacagtataaaacaatccgaCTTAAAACCAAATCATTTTCAGCCTTTTCatacatttctgcatttcctgcacttttATTATCATAAAATGCAGGTTTGCACGCAGGTTTGCACGATATGGACAAAATGTCTATGACTACTTCattggtgaactgttggaatcattgAAATAAAATGATTATTCGAATTCTATAATTGTAAAATAGTAGGCAGCACCTTGAATACATTGTTGTTTGACATTaccacaaatgtaaaaaaaaatgttaaaaagccATGGAGGAATTATTGACAGGGTACGAACCAAAGTGTTGATCAGTGTTTCCAAATTAGATTTTACATTACATGTTTTCTTACCTCAtgcagctagctacagtagctagttaACATAATCATGCTTTGTCTATTCATCTCCGATTTAGGAGATAACGTTACGCAAACAACATGTTGATCTAGGTCTACACAAGCGCTGGTACCAGggtgtattagctagctagctacgtttgctctgactcttagtaaatttagcaagctagctagccagctaactagaaATTACCATTAGCGACTAACATTGACTTTATTTTAGCCACagcttgctaagaaaagacaaactagatgGCCGTCGTTTGTAGACAAGATCTACAAAACTAATAGTGTAGTTATAGAAGCATCATCGTTGTCACCAACATCTTGTTGCGTTTATCTGAGCATGCAGACTGCAGAGTGAACTGTGAAAGTCTGTGAAAGTGCTTCTGACTCTGTGGTCGAGCAACTGCTCCCTTTTTGAGTGACGGCGGGGCGGGGCTTGGTGCGGGATGTGGCatacagaaggagagggagaaagatgactCAAGTTGTAATCTGAGTCAACTTTAATTAAGCAATAaagcccgaggaggtgtggtatatggccaatataccacagctaagggctgttcttaggagtggcaggtagcctagtggttagagtgttgggtcagtaaacaaaaatcaaattaaagtttatttgtcacgtgcgccgaatacaacaggtgtagaccttacagtgaaatgcttacttacaggctctaaccaatagtgcaaaaaaggtgttaggtgaacaataggtaagtaaagaaataaaacaacagtaaaaagacagtgaaaaataacagtagcgagcctatatacagacaccggttagtcaggctgattgaggtagtatgtacatgtagatatggttaaagtgactatgcatatatgatgaacagagagtagcagtagcgtaaaagaggggttggcgggtggttggtgggacacaatgcagatagcccggttagccaatgtgcgggagcactggttggtcggcccaattgaggtagtatgtacatgaatgtatagttaaagtgactatgcatatatgataaacagagagaagcagcagcgtaaaagaggggttggggggggcatttcattaaaaggttgctggattgaatccccaaggtaaaaatatgtcgttctgcccctgaacaaggtagttaacccactgttcctaggccgtcattgtaaataagtatttgttcttaactgacttgccttgttaaccCTCCCGTTGTCCTCCCATTCTGCCTACTCCCTGTGTCCCCGGCGGGTCACCCTGTCCCGTCTCGGCTAAAGGCCCAGAGGGCACAAGTGTGACAGTAGGCGTGCGAACagcctttgcagatgtatttcttacACCTGCAGCACGCCGTGTGTGTCTTGGCGTCCTTCTTGGGTGGGCAGAGCTGACACCTCTTCCTCTTACTCGCCACTAGCGGGGCAGCGGCCGGGCCAGCGGCGTCCGGGCCAGCGGTGTGCTCCCGGGCTCGCGGAGGAGCCACGTCGTGGTCCGCACTCTGCAGGACTTTGACAAGCGCGGACGCGGCTTCGGTGCGGGGGAGACGCTGCCTTCTTTGTATCAAGGGCTTGACAAGCGCCTTTCCCaactgctccaggaacaccctcctcttgttccgcttccGAGGCATCCAGTCGGGCTTGATCTCTCGCCATATGACAAAGGCGTTGTAGGAGGACACGTCGAGGATGttgtggaagatgaccaggggccagcgggcagtcatccgtCTGCAGCTGTAGGTGCCGACCACCTTGTATAGGTTGTCCTTGTTGCAGTTGTAGTCTAGGATGAGGGCCGGCTTCCGGTCGCGGCGATCGCTACTGTCGGCCTCCGTGTGCAGCGTGCTCAGGAGTAGCACGTTCTTATTTCTCTTTGCCAGGTAGGACACCAGAGTGGCGGTGGGCGTGAAGGCGAACCTGGAGCacgagacctgtctgccctttgaCTGGAGCAGCGCGGGAGGGAGTCGGGCTTGTTCTTTCGCACCGTGCCAACCATGGTGAGGTTCCTCTCGAGGAGCCGCTGGCCGAGTTCGTaggaggtgaagaaattgtcgcAGGTGACGTTGTGACCACCCGGCAGCCCCTGCGTGAGATCGAGGACGACACGCGCGCCCTGGTTCTTCTCGGGGGCTCCGCCGGCCACCTTACcggtgtagacttgcatcttccaagcgtagctgGACTTGGCGTCGCAGGCCACCCACGACTTGATGCCGTATTTGGCCGGCTTGCTGGGGATGTACTGTCGGAAAGGACAGCGCCcttttgggagagggagaggaaggagattaGCGTCGACGGCAGCGTCGACGACGCTgctactgatgctgctgctgctgctgacgcTACCCCTCTATACTACCGCTGGCTCATCATTGGGGGCGCACAGCGTTTATGTTACACACTGCCGCtactgccgctgccgctgctgaTGCTACTGCTGACGCTACCTCTCTATACTACAcgtacacagatacacagatacataGACAGTACCTCTGAACGGGACCAGTTGTTGGTCCACCGTCAAGTCAGACCCCGGGTTGAGAGGAAGGACATTAGCAGCGTCATGCTGCtgatgctactgctactgctgctgctgctgttgatgATGATGCTGACGCTACCTCTCTATACTACCGCTGGCTCACCATTGGGGGCGCACGGCGTTTATGTTACACGCCGACGCTACCTCTCTATAGTACAcctacgtacgtacgtacgtacgtacagatacgcacagacacacgcagacgGTACCTCTGAACGGGACCAGTTGTTCGTCCACTGTCAACTCGCACCCCGGGTTGTAGAGGGCCGGCAGCCGCTCCTCCCACAGgtcccagacctctcttatggccgcCAGTCTGTCGGTGGCGAGTCTCGCGGGTCTCGACCGGCGGTCGTCGAATCGCAGCAGCCTCGAGTACTTGTGAAAGACCTTGAGCGGCATGGTGGCTCGGAACACGGTCCTGCCGCTCTCCGCGTCCCACAGGCTGGCCGCGGCCTCGCCCCGGGACCTGTAGACGCCCGCTAGGATTAGCAGCCCTAGGTAGGCGCGCAGGTCGATGGAGTCCATGGGTCGCCAGCCGTCGCCGTATTTTCTCACCCCCTGCAGATTTGTCATGTTCACAATGATCCTTTCTATCGACGGCGTGACAAACAGCCGGAAGGTGGACTCGATGTCGAGCGCACGCGACGTGGCGTAGGCCGTAGGGCCAGGCGTCACAGCGGGGCCGGGGTGGCGGACGGCAACGTCTCCCTTCGGGCTTTGCCGGCCGCCGCCTCCGCCGTGTCCTCtcgctctggctctggctctctgtctcgctcttcctCCTCCGAAGAAGAAGAGGAGCACGACCGCGAGGCCGAGTCGTCCGCGTCACGTTCGGGGTCGTATTCCTCGCCGTCTTTGTCTTCCGAAACGTCCTCCTCTTCGGAATCGCAGAAGTCTTCTTCGTCTTCTCGGTCGACACTGGAGGCTATCTGTTCCAGGACCTGAGCCGCGCTGAAACCGGGACTGCGAGGCGTCGGCGGCCTCACGCTCAGCGGGGTCGTATTCCTCCTCATCGTCGTCCtcatcttctttttcttcttctttttcttcctcttcttcctgatTAGTAGCCTCTCTACGGCCAGCCGACTGCACACTGACGCACCGCGCCCGGCCCGGGGGGTCGCTCTGACCCGGCCAACGGCAGGGGGGGGGTTATAACATACACATTGCTAACGCTTCCCCCGGGGTCGCTCTGACCCGGCCTAGACGCGGGGGGAACAGCTCCTAACACATGGCCATCCCAGGGGGTCGCTCTGACCAGGCCGAGACAACGggagggttaaataaaggttcaattcaaAAACAAATTAGGCATGATGCAATGGATATAACAATTAGTCATGGTATATTATCCAAATACCACAAACCCAGAGGTGCAAACCAAACACTGGAAAATAcggttatagaaggtaaagtaaaattGTATTTTAGACTCAGTCGGTTTTTAGAAAGCACGTTGAGATTCTGCCCACCATTggctcacaacaacaacaaaaaattcaaatgcaattttatttttttctgtttgttttagtcaattacaaaactcAATTTAAGTCAAGTACAACGTCTAAAGATTAGTTTTTAACATTGCCTTCTATCTAGCGTTCTCACTACTtaggaaaaaaaatgtaatattgtttgaCGATGCTAGCAGCCATTTGAGTGAgtgaatgctagctagctagctacagaacTGGACATTAATCTGGCCAAGACCAACAACATAAACAAACAACGATTATAAatctacaagtagtgagtgaAGTTACACTCTCCCCACGCcgaatagcctgaagccacagggctcttctcaCCGACTCTATTTCTCTATGTGGGACCATTGCGAACTGTAGGTCAGGATTTTTTGAGCTGGCtacaacacagcagcttttcgGCAGGGTTTTGTTATTTCTCTTTTACAATGGGGGTCAATAGGAAAGAATGTTTTCCCTAATTTGTGGGCGTAGTCGAGGGGAATTCCTTATTATTACCTATAGTATTGACTTGGGGTATAGTAAAATACTGACTACTGCCCAGCCCTAGTGTGCAATATACTTCTTAGTAAGTAAAACAATCAGGCACATAATGCCAGTTATGTTGCCCAGCAAATGTCGCTATGGGATAATAATGTCAGTTATGTTGCCCAGGCAAATGTCGCTATGGGATAATAATGCCAGTTATGTTGCCCAGGCAAATGTCGCTATGGGATAATAATGCCATTTATGTTGCCCAGGCAAATGTCGCTATGGGATAATAATGCCAGTTATGTTGCCCAGGCAAATGTCGCTATGGGATAATAATGGCAGTTATGTTGCCCAGCAAATGTTGCTATGGGATAATAAAGTGTATATTATTTCATTAAATACAGATCTTGGTGAAAAAAGAAAAGCCTATTTTTTAAACGTCCAAAGCAAGGTGTTTTTAATCCATAGCccatttctatctctctctcacacacacacacacacacacacacatatatgcacgcacgcacatacaaaTACACAGATTAAAAAAACAGACATAAACATAAACACACATCA
This genomic interval from Salmo salar chromosome ssa27, Ssal_v3.1, whole genome shotgun sequence contains the following:
- the LOC106560941 gene encoding piggyBac transposable element-derived protein 4-like; translation: MTNLQGVRKYGDGWRPMDSIDLRAYLGLLILAGVYRSRGEAAASLWDAESGRTVFRATMPLKVFHKYSRLLRFDDRRSRPARLATDRLAAIREVWDLWEERLPALYNPGCELTVDEQLVPFRGRCPFRQYIPSKPAKYGIKSWVACDAKSSYAWKMQVYTGKVAGGAPEKNQGARVVLDLTQGLPGGHNVTCDNFFTSYELGQRLLERNLTMVGTVRKNKPDSLPFAFTPTATLVSYLAKRNKNVLLLSTLHTEADSSDRRDRKPALILDYNCNKDNLYKVVGTYSCRRMTARWPLVIFHNILDVSSYNAFVIWREIKPDWMPRKRNKRRVFLEQLGKALVKPLIQRRQRLPRTEAASALVKVLQSADHDVAPPRAREHTAGPDAAGPAAAPLVASKRKRCQLCPPKKDAKTHTACCRCKKYICKGCSHAYCHTCALWAFSRDGTG